A single Triticum dicoccoides isolate Atlit2015 ecotype Zavitan chromosome 2A, WEW_v2.0, whole genome shotgun sequence DNA region contains:
- the LOC119354822 gene encoding transmembrane E3 ubiquitin-protein ligase FLY1-like, with protein sequence MRRSAAVLRVAVVSLVVLGLALPPLAAALRPLRERVASAGAAASSGSWADEHAFYKRDDNDMSPYSWNITGTYKGSWSFAGATNGSSRFLEFVTSKGDSVLELLSTPTKISGVHYVQGTITFHDVIDKSHDRGVAQIRLEGVYIWPFRQLRMVANSGADGEPLQEEDYFLSNPYHLLRIFSSQVFQDSSEEKNRRKNSLTHDMEKHCNIEIAAKVVRVSSNQNEGEHEKYRLEGLMESPSVDDDGECFSSILLNSTSLNVEAYYNKAVNYTLMVTFISFLQVLLLIRQMEHSNTQSGAAKVSIIMIGQQAIMDAYLCLLHLTAGILVESLFNAFATAAFFKFVVFSIFEMRYLLAIWKASRPLNSGEGWEIMRRELSVLYSRFYGILLGGILLMYELHNFLRPLLFLMYSFWIPQIVTNVIRDTRKPLHPQYILGMTATRVAIALYIFGCPSNFMRIEPDKKWCIAVTTFMSIQAAVLLLQHYLGSRCFIPRQILPEKYCYHRKVEDSTNQPIDCVICMTTIDLSQRTSEYMVAPCEHIFHSGCLQRWMDIKMECPTCRRSLPPA encoded by the exons ATGAGGCGCTCTGCCGCTGTGCTGAGGGTCGCTGTGGTGAGCCTGGTGGTGCTCGGCCTCGCCCTCCCTCCCCTGGCCGCAGCGCTGCGGCCTCTCAGGGAGCGCGTCGCCTCCGCCGGAGCCGCGGCCTCCTCCGGATCGTGGGCCGATGAG CATGCATTCTACAAGAGGGATGATAATGACATGAGCCCATATTCATGGAATATTACAGGAACATataaag GAAGTTGGAGCTTTGCTGGTGCTACAAATGGTTCTTCTAGGTTTCTTGAGTTTGTGACATCTAAAGGTGACTCGGTTTTGGAATTACTGAGTACACCAACAAAGATAAGCGGGGTACACTATGTTCAG GGAACAATAACATTCCATGATGTTATTGACAAATCTCATGATCGTGGGGTTGCTCAAATAAGGTTAGAAGGCGTGTATATATGGCCTTTTAGACAACTTCGTATGGTGGCAAACAG CGGTGCAGATGGTGAACCGCTTCAAGAAGAGGATTACTTCTTGTCAAATCCATACCATCTG CTACGGATTTTCTCCTCTCAAGTTTTCCAAGATTCTTCTGAAGAGAAGAACCGAAGGAAGAACT CTCTCACACATGACATGGAGAAACACTGTAACATAGAAATAGCCGCTAAAGTGGTCCGGGTGTCATCTAACCAAAATG AAGGAGAGCATGAGAAGTACCGATTGGAGGGCTTGATGGAAAGTCCATCAGTGGATGATGATGGAGAATGCTTCTCATCTATCTTACTAAATTCAACATCGCTGAATGTTGAAGCTTATTACAACAAAGCAGTTAACTATACACTGATGGTCACTTTT ATCTCTTTTCTCCAAGTTTTGCTGCTTATTAGACAAATGGAACACAGCAACACCCAGTCA GGAGCTGCTAAGGTGTCTATTATTATGATTGGGCAACAAGCTATCATGGATGCATATCTTTGTCTACTGCATCTGACTGCTGGAATATTGGTTG AGTCACTCTTTAATGCCTTTGCAACAGCTGCCTTCTTCAAATTCGTTGTTTTTTCTATTTTTGAGATGAGGTATCTTCTTGCTATATGGAAAGCAAGTAGACCATTGAACAGTGGAGAAGGTTGGGAAATAATGAGACGGGAACTTTCTGTTCTTTACAGCCGCTTTT ACGGCATTCTTTTGGGAGGAATCCTTCTCATGTATGAGTTGCACAATTTCTTGCGTCCGCTTCTTTTCCTGATGTACTCCTTTTGGATTCCTCAAATTGTCACGAATGTCATCCGGGATACAAGAAAACCGCTGCACCCTCAGTATATTTTAGGCATGACTGCTACCCGGGTCGCCATCGCGCTATATATATTTGGTTGTCCTAGCAACTTCATGCGCATTGAGCCTGACAAGAAATGGTGCATAGCTGTGACAACATTCATGAGCATCCAAGCAGCTGTGCTGCTGCTCCAGCACTATCTTGGTTCTCGCTGCTTTATTCCTCGCCAG ATCCTCCCTGAGAAATACTGCTACCACAGGAAGGTAGAGGATAGCACAAATCAGCCCATTGATTGTGTAATCTGCATGACTACAATTGATCTCTCCCAAAGAACAAGTGAATACATG GTGGCACCGTGCGAGCATATATTCCATTCGGGCTGTTTACAACGCTGGATGGACATCAAGATGGAGTGCCCAACTTGCAGGCGCTCTCTACCACCAGCTTAG